The genomic window AGCGAAGCGGGAAGCTGACCGAGCCAGGCGGCAAGGCCAGCCGGTGCTTCGGAGGTGCCCGTCACCGCGTGTGCCAGCGTGGACGTCGCCTGATCGAAGCGGTACAGCTCCAGCCCGCCCATCACATAGAACCCGCCGATGATCAGCGTCATCACCAGCGCCAGCGGGCTCACGCCGATGTAGCCGATGCCGACCCAGCAGATGGCTGCCAAGCCGAGGAAAAACGCTGTGAAGTGAAGTGATCTGCTCATGGCATCCCGTTATGTCTCTCGAAGGGCTTCGAGCAGCCCTTCGACTGGTTGCAATCGAATCTCCAGCTCGGCGAGCAACACGCTTTGCATGTCCTTGACGAATGCGTCTCGCCATGCTTCAGGCTCGCCATGCGCCAGGCGCTTGAAATACTTCTCGAGCAAGCCCGGCACCGTCGCCAGCAAACGTTGCTCATGCACGGCCAGCGCCCGCTCCATCACCGCATCCAGCGCGGCGAGCTGCACCATGGACGGTGATTTGCTCGCCAATGCCACGCGCACACGCCTGCGCATGCCGGCGATATTCGTCTCCATGGCCTGTTGTCGGGCAATGTAGCGCCTGCGATAAGGGGCGAAGTCGGTGGTCGTGCCCGTTGCCGCGTTGCGGGAGGGCGCGAGGTCTCCGTTGATCGCGGTGACCAGCACGGCCCGCACGCGTACGCATTCGGCTTCTTCGGTGCTCGATGCCGCGAGGGCATTGCGCAGGCGCAACGGTGCATTCGGCACCTCGCCGTTCAAAACCGAAGAGAGCGTGATCGCGTCGGTCCAGCCGAGCCACTGACTCAATCGGTCTGTGAAAGACCGTTTGGAGTCGGCGACGTCGATGTCCGTCAGTCGGGCGAGGAGGCGAACGAGTATCGACCCGTTGAAGCCTGTGCGCCGGGGCACTTGCACCATACCGTCCAGAGCGAAAAACCACGCAGTCTACACGCGGCAAACACGGGGAAAGGCGACGGAAAAGGTGTAGGGAAACCGAGACCTCAGGCCGTCGGCACCGTGCCTTGGCCCATCAATGGTTGTCGCGCGGCACTCCGAAGGTCGCATGGATCTTCTGGTACTTCACGGCCGGCTTCAGCACCATGCCTTCGGACAGCTCGCCGACGATGTTGCGCTGGATTTCCTGCCACGGCGTCTGGCTCGCCGGGTACTTGTAGCCACCGGCCGCTTCGAGCGCGGCGCGGCGCTTGGCGATTTCTTCGTCGCTCACCAGCATGTTCGCGGTGCGCTTTTTCAGGTCGATGCGCACGCGGTCGCCGGTTTTCAGCAACGCGAGGTTGCCACCGGTCGCAGCCTCGGGCGAGGCGTTGAGGATCGACGGTGAACCGGACGTGCCCGACTGCCGGCCATCGCCGATACAGGCCAGCGCGGTCACGCCCTTCTTCAGCAGGTAGTCGGGTGCGCGCATGTTGACGACCTCGGCCGCACCGGGGTAGCCGACCGGACCGACACCGCGCATGAACAACACGGTGTGCTCGTTCAGCTTCATCTTCGGATCGTCGATGCGGTGGTGGTAGTCCTCCGGGCCATCGAACACCGCAGCCAGCCCTTCGAACGCCATCGGGTCGGCAGCGTTTTCAAGATAGCGGGTGCGGAACTCCGGTGTGATCACGCTGGTCTTCATGATGGCCGAGTCGAACAGGTTGCCCCTGAAATGAAGGAAACCCGCGTCCTTTTTCATGGGCTTGGCATACGGGAAGATCACGTCGCGGTCGTCGGTGAAACGGCCTTCGCAGTTCTCGACGATGGTCTTGCCATTCGCCGTCAGCGCGGGCTTGATCTTGCCCTTCGCAATGAGCTCGGCCACCACGGCAGGCACGCCGCCGGCGCGGTAATAGTCTTCGCCCAGGTATTCGCCGGCTGGCTGCAGGTTGACCAGCAGCGGCACCTTGTAGCCGATCTTTTCCCAGTCGTCGTTGTCCAGCTTCACGCCGATGTGCTTGGCGATGGCGTTGAGGTGAATCGGCGCGTTGGTCGATCCGCCGATGGCCGAGTTGACGACGATGGCGTTTTCGAAGGCTTCGCGCGTCATGATGTCCGATGGCTTCAGGTCCTCGCGCACCATTTCGACGATGCGCTTGCCGGTCAGGTAGGCCATCTCCTGCCGGTCGCGGTAGGGCGCCGGAATCGCCGCGCTGCCGGGCAAGGTCATGCCCAGTGCCTCGGCCAGCGAGTTCATCGTCGATGCCGTGCCCATCGTGTTGCAGTGGCCAGTCGATGGAGCCGACGACGCGACCAGCTTCAGGAACTCCTGGTAGCCGATCTCACCGGCGGCCATCAGCTCGCGCGCTTTCCAGACGATGGTGCCGGAGCCGGTGCGCTCGCCCTTGTACCAGCCGTTCAGCATCGGGCCGGAGTTGAGTGCGATGGCCGGAATGTCGACGGTGGCTGCGGCCATCAACTGCGCCGGCGTGGTCTTGTCGCAGCCGGTGGTAAGTACGCAACCATCGATCGGGTAGCCGTAGAGCACCTCGATGAGCGAGAGGTATTGCAGGTTGCGGTCGAGCGATGCGGTGGGGCGCTTGCAGGTTTCCTGGATCGGATGGATCGGAAACTCGAACGCGATGCCGCCCGCGTCGCGGATGCCTTCGCGCACGCGCTCGGCCAGCACGATGTGGTGGCGGTTGCACGGCGCGATGTCAGAGCCGGTCTGGGCGATGCCGATGATCGGCCGGCCCGACTGCAGCTCGTCGAAGCTCAGGCCGAAGTTCATCGTTCGCTCGATGTAGAGCGCCGTCATGTCGGCGTTGTCGGGGTTGTCGAACCACGACTGCGAGCGCAGGCGCTGCGGGCTGGTGCGCGGCTTCTTGGGCGTGCTCTTCGGGTTGCTCTTTGGGTCGCTTTTGGGCGTGGAGGCTTTCGTCATCGTTTCATCCCCTTGAGGGTTTCTTGTGCGGTCGGCAAGGCGGAGCAGTCGTCGATGTACTGCTGAATCATTTCGGCAAAATTTTCGTGTGGCAGCAGGCCGAGGCCGGCAGCGCGCGCAGCGGTTGCGCCGCTCGGCCAGTTGGCCACGATGCCGGCAACGCGCTCGTCGCGCTCGAAGCGCACCAGCGCGCGCACCGACTTGCCGGCCACCTGTTCGAGCGCTTCGAGCATGTCGCTCACGCGCACGTTCAGCGCGGGCAAATTGAGTGCGAGCCGGCCGCAGAAAGCTTCGCGCGAGGCTTCGTACACGGCGATCAGCCCGTCGACCGTGCGCGACGGCGACGACATCGGATGCGACGCGTCGGGCGACACCGGACAGATCGACTCGACGCCCGCCAACGGCTCGCGAATGATGCCGCTGAAGAACGACGATGCCGCCCCGTTCGGTTTGCCTGGGCGTACCGTAACCGTCATCAGACGCGCCGCGCGGCCGTCGATGTAGCCCTTGCGCGTGTAGTCGGCGATGAGGTGTTCGCAGATCAGCTTTTGCACGCCGTAGGACGTTTGCGGCGCTGGCAGCGTGTCGTCGGCGACCACCTTGGGAAAGGTGATCGCCGGGTCGGGCCCGAACACCGCGACCGAACTGGAGAACACCACGCGCGCCACCTTGCCGCCGTCGTCAACATTGGCGCGCAAGGCGTCGAGCAAGGCACGCGTGCTGTCGAGGTTGGAGCGCAGGCCGAGGTCGAAGTCGGCTTCGCATTCGCCCGACACGGCCGAGGCCAGATGAAACACGCCGTCGAAGGGCTCGGTACGCAGCGCATCGGTTTGCGTCAGCAGCGGGCCGGTGCGCGCCTCGACCCGAGGATCGGCCAGCAGGTCGGCTGGCGGCGGTGCGATGTCGGTCAGCACGAGCTTGTCGATACTCTGTCCGGCCAAGGTGCCGCGTCGCAGCAGGGTGCGCGCCAGTCGCGCGCCGAGGAAGCCACCGCCTCCGGTGATCAGCAATTTCATGGGGTCTCCTTTTGGATGGTTCGTCTCGTCTTGATTTGACGTGCTGGGGTCTGACGTGTCGAGACACGCGCCGCGGCACGGCGGCGCTGTCCGGTGATGACGCCGCCTTCGACCAGCCGCTCTTCGCCACGGATGATGTGTTGCGTCGCGTAGTGCCGCGCGGCGGTGGCGTCGCGATTGGCGATGGCCTCGACCAGTGCCCGATGCTCGTGTTGCACCGCCTGCATGAAGTCGATGCGCCGTGCCTCGTTGCCGCGCGTAATGCGCATGCCTTCGCGCAGGTACTGCTCCAAAAAGCCGAGCAGCAGACGGAACTGCGGATTGCCGGTCGATTCTCCGATGACCCGATGGAACGCGAGGTCTTCGGCAACGCCGTCGTGGCCG from Variovorax sp. PAMC28562 includes these protein-coding regions:
- a CDS encoding DUF3348 domain-containing protein, translated to MVQVPRRTGFNGSILVRLLARLTDIDVADSKRSFTDRLSQWLGWTDAITLSSVLNGEVPNAPLRLRNALAASSTEEAECVRVRAVLVTAINGDLAPSRNAATGTTTDFAPYRRRYIARQQAMETNIAGMRRRVRVALASKSPSMVQLAALDAVMERALAVHEQRLLATVPGLLEKYFKRLAHGEPEAWRDAFVKDMQSVLLAELEIRLQPVEGLLEALRET
- a CDS encoding IlvD/Edd family dehydratase — its product is MTKASTPKSDPKSNPKSTPKKPRTSPQRLRSQSWFDNPDNADMTALYIERTMNFGLSFDELQSGRPIIGIAQTGSDIAPCNRHHIVLAERVREGIRDAGGIAFEFPIHPIQETCKRPTASLDRNLQYLSLIEVLYGYPIDGCVLTTGCDKTTPAQLMAAATVDIPAIALNSGPMLNGWYKGERTGSGTIVWKARELMAAGEIGYQEFLKLVASSAPSTGHCNTMGTASTMNSLAEALGMTLPGSAAIPAPYRDRQEMAYLTGKRIVEMVREDLKPSDIMTREAFENAIVVNSAIGGSTNAPIHLNAIAKHIGVKLDNDDWEKIGYKVPLLVNLQPAGEYLGEDYYRAGGVPAVVAELIAKGKIKPALTANGKTIVENCEGRFTDDRDVIFPYAKPMKKDAGFLHFRGNLFDSAIMKTSVITPEFRTRYLENAADPMAFEGLAAVFDGPEDYHHRIDDPKMKLNEHTVLFMRGVGPVGYPGAAEVVNMRAPDYLLKKGVTALACIGDGRQSGTSGSPSILNASPEAATGGNLALLKTGDRVRIDLKKRTANMLVSDEEIAKRRAALEAAGGYKYPASQTPWQEIQRNIVGELSEGMVLKPAVKYQKIHATFGVPRDNH
- the denD gene encoding D-erythronate dehydrogenase, giving the protein MKLLITGGGGFLGARLARTLLRRGTLAGQSIDKLVLTDIAPPPADLLADPRVEARTGPLLTQTDALRTEPFDGVFHLASAVSGECEADFDLGLRSNLDSTRALLDALRANVDDGGKVARVVFSSSVAVFGPDPAITFPKVVADDTLPAPQTSYGVQKLICEHLIADYTRKGYIDGRAARLMTVTVRPGKPNGAASSFFSGIIREPLAGVESICPVSPDASHPMSSPSRTVDGLIAVYEASREAFCGRLALNLPALNVRVSDMLEALEQVAGKSVRALVRFERDERVAGIVANWPSGATAARAAGLGLLPHENFAEMIQQYIDDCSALPTAQETLKGMKR